From Pagrus major chromosome 18, Pma_NU_1.0, a single genomic window includes:
- the frmpd1b gene encoding uncharacterized protein frmpd1b, with translation MEEKERCRSRSPARRASRVQQVVGTIIRRTRESLSRERLLGDGRSQRSNSLSNQYFQAKLTLQITRDPVLDSSTGHGFTLTTDPPLLVRDVATGSPADGILYPGDQVLQINDTVLEDLSDEQVENVLRDLEDCINVTILRHMTNPKSSIMSAEKRARLRSNPVKVRFAEEVVVNGHTQGNSLLFLPNVLKVYLENGQTKAFKFDNTTTVKDIVLTLKDKLSIRAIEYFALVLEQQYSITKLLLLHEDELIQKVVQKKDSHDYRCLFRACFIPRDPTDLLQDDPSAFEYLYLQSVGDVLQERFAVEMKCNTALRLAALHMHERLDSCGQTRASIKSITKEFGLDSFISPTLLGNMREKDLRKAISYHLKKIQSLLEPRQKVISATQARLAYLTQLGELISYGGRSYTATMMLQDREVLVSLLVGAKYGMSQVINHKLNVISTLVEFSSISRVELLSESDKVSLLRISLHDMKPFALLMDSLAAKDLGCLLGGYYKLLVDPTVSVFRLGRPKVRVHRIPAEEGVCGRFAVVEGVCYESLSSYVSRCCSDSDDSTDEDDPMDSQNYKRPDPASQDWEERRREEEEKRREEERKEREEHKGKQEVKIIVTTEGKENEGEEEGGATGSGLRKFSIMDEEMNLETTWYHTDPRVTSSFSSLSSGSLSAALEDSSTAAKASSRRGPRTTEDLPSLDVHHPYLLEPKRHQGPLRPTNLNYRGNDNSCLCFAELSKADFLPSPPEATSDDDNDDDDDDDEEERGVEKLRRISKIPSSRDLRLIDSMPFDRSPIKRKKKTPPKVPLRTSSIPVNKAGQAEHRLSRDEEGLFLTPSPNPKPALFVKDAVSESEDEFFDAQERFTPPVPDLSDAELADRRNANRLSGTWNGLPGLPGKELSSPLANKDQSPKIKKELEKLKGPPNQLTNQQPSPTKSSQKPEVKVKPPLAPKPQLPPKPQIIPPKSPQHGRSYAHCNGDASGRLSSELLEMEPDTMEFKSVTSGAGGLPLSSPLITAVRCSKQPSPTTTPETEKKAKRQENNTKQSKDLTHDNGTHVVSNNKSYNPDEKETPKVEGKSNGTALPTKKPPNLPAIPRSNSGTKLAVPPPVPPKPTSPINFHPLSLPASSPVSPTDPSKGIFKDSISPPNGILPWSSRNGSIQSGPRRVSLSHESLSPKNTDAPLTLTTSLTSTNSTGVGGLEKREPGRSGSGSDLRTSSSSLGGRLPASALRGKIQALPWYMTRSQEILGTLDYPSTSSINGDTSGFGSGLSVASGLSDLNKTPVKEKETTLSSKSGSGGKGNILEDGAEVVIATIKEAQDVASHMKKANGTNGSHPNLSFKENSVHRGSVSSEQPQSRPHSAVGLGGVTNMQIGGDSPTSSLADTTPPQQHREACGCRTVYANCFSGDTEDGVSFDEELTVYEFSRRTRPKPTRPAPASSPTTPPPTTPPPNPNILSLLKDNPRPLSTFSTASSELSPLVSCPVSPTVSLGCPLRSLTNKNYGGLKGGFTSLRQDIDQLLLVLERGALEQPQQTSCQDSKQDITGIKVGPDLNHNGTEGSTTPAPSPTCSGTSTATMTEAERSLLQAEARRLASGCQRATRVGWAPDEALRSLSNSFSALVQLSAACLRTNPCPGCEICHNVNLDRRDDDDDSEEPMDKLKEIVSLYREFVGAVETAGTGAGSKSVGLAGSGQGQGESDGVRLLAKRCTVLISSVFALTQLFRTHTLDTSDTPGHVPLNF, from the exons GGACTTGGAGGATTGTATCAATGTGACTATCCTGCGGCACATGACA AACCCCAAGTCATCCATCATGTCGGCAGAGAAGAGAGCTCGTCTGAGGAGTAATCCAGTTAAAGTGCGCTTCGCAGAGGAGGTGGTGGTCAACGGGCACACTCAG GGAaactctcttctcttcctgcccAATGTCCTGAAAGTCTATTTAGAGAATGGACAGACAAAGGCCTTCAAGTTTGACAATACCACCACTGTCAAG GACATTGTTCTGACTCTGAAGGATAAACTGTCCATCCGGGCCATCGAGTACTTTGCCCTGGTGCTAGAGCAACAGTACAGCATCACCAAACTACTGCTGCTGCACGAAGACGAGCTCATACAGAag GTGGTGCAGAAAAAAGACTCCCATGACTACAGATGTCTGTTCAGGGCGTGTTTCATCCCCAGAGACCCCACAGACCTGCTGCAGGATGACCCTTCTGCCTTTGAGTACCTCTATTTACAG agtGTTGGGGACGTGCTGCAGGAGCGTTTTGCAGTAGAGATGAAGTGTAACACTGCCCTCCGCCTGGCTGCCCTGCACATGCACGAGAGACTAGATAGTTGTGGACAGACCAGAGCCTCTATCAAGAGTATTAC gaaGGAGTTTGGCCTCGACAGCTTCATCTCTCCCACGCTGCTGGGCAACATGAGGGAGAAGGACCTGAGGAAAGCCATTAGCTACCACCTGAAAAAGATTCAGTCCCTGCTAGAGCCACGCCAGAAG GTAATTTCTGCAACTCAGGCTCGGTTGGCCTACCTCACTCAGTTGGGAGAGCTCATTTCATACGGGGGACGATCATATACAGCTACAATGATG CTTCAGGACAGGGAGGTGTTAGTCAGCCTGCTGGTGGGAGCCAAGTATGGGATGAGTCAAGTCATCAACCACAAGCTCAACGTGATTTCTACACTCGTGGAGTTCAGCAGCATCAGCCGAGTGGAGTTGCTTTCGGAGTCGGACAAAGTCAGCCTACTGCGCATTTCTCTGCACGACATGAAG CCATTTGCCTTACTGATGGACTCTCTGGCAGCCAAAGACTTAGGGTGTCTACTGGGAGGCTACTACAAACTCCTGGTGGATCCCACTGTCAGTGTCTTCCGTCTGGGGCGCCCAAAAGTGAGGGTGCACCGGATTCCTGCTGAAGAAGGTGTGTGTGGAAGGTTCGCCGTAGTAGAGGGCGTGTGCTATGAATCCCTATCAA GTTATGTGTCTCGCTGCTGTAGTGACTCCGATGACTCAACAGATGAGGATGACCCAATGGATTCTCAGAATTACAAACGCCCAGACCCAGCAAGTCAGGACTgggaagaaaggaggagagaggaggaagaaaaaaggcgagaggaagaaagaaaagagagagaggagcacaagggcaaacaggaagtgaagataATAGTGACAACAGAAGGTAAGGAAAatgagggtgaagaggaaggaggagcaACAGGAAGTGGTCTGCGTAAATTTAGCATTATGGATGAAGAAATGAACCTGGAGACCACTTGGTACCACACTGACCCACGGGTCACCAGCAGCTTCTCCAGCTTGTCTAGTGGCTCGTTGAGTGCTGCCCTGGAGGACAGCAGTACTGCAGCCAAAGCCTCATCTCGTCGTGGACCACGCACAACTGAGGATCTACCAAGCTTGGACGTCCACCACCCCTACCTCCTGGAGCCAAAACGCCATCAAGGGCCCCTGCGACCCACCAACCTCAATTACCGTGGCAATGACAACTCTTGCCTTTGCTTTGCTGAGCTCTCCAAGGCCGATTTTCTCCCGAGCCCGCCTGAGGCCACTAGCGATGATGAcaacgatgatgatgatgatgatgacgaggaAGAGCGTGGAGTGGAGAAACTTAGGCGCATTTCTAAGATCCCCAGTTCAAGAGATTTgagattgattgacagcatgCCCTTTGATAGATCACccattaaaagaaagaaaaagacccCTCCCAAAGTCCCACTGAGGACGAGTTCAATTCCTGTGAACAAAGCTGGACAGGCTGAGCATCGCCTCTCCAGGGACGAAGAGGGTCTATTCCTGACACCTTCACCCAACCCTAAACCAGCTCTGTTTGTCAAAGACGCTGTCTCAGAGTCCGAGGACGAGTTTTTCGATGCACAGGAGCGATTTACTCCCCCAGTTCCTGATCTATCAG acGCTGAGCTGGCTGACCGGCGAAATGCTAATCGGTTGAGTGGAACTTGGAATGGTCTTCCAGGTCTGCCAGGGAAAGAGCTGTCCTCCCCCCTTGCCAATAAAGACCAATCCCCTAAAATCAAGAAGGAATTGGAGAAACTTAAAGGCCCCCCAAATCAACTTACCAACCAACAGCCAAGTCCAACAAAGTCATCTCAGAAACCTGAAGTTAAGGTCAAACCACCACTGGCACCCAAGCCCCAGCTGCCTCCCAAACCTCAGATCATTCCTCCCAAATCCCCCCAGCATGGGAGATCATATGCCCACTGCAACGGGGATGCCTCTGGACGTCTGTCCTCTGAACTCCTGGAAATGGAGCCAGACACCATGGAGTTCAAGTCTGTCACATCTGGGGCAGGTGGACTCCCTCTGTCTTCACCTCTGATCACAGCAGTGAGGTGCAGCAAGCAACCATCACCAACTACAACAccagaaactgagaaaaaggcaaaacggcaggaaaacaacacaaaacagagtAAAGATCTGACGCATGACAATGGAACGCATGTTGTTTCCAATAATAAATCATACAACCCTGATGAAAAGGAAACTCCTAAAGTTGAGGGGAAAAGCAATGGGACTGCTCTACCCACAAAAAAGCCACCAAACCTACCCGCTATCCCGCGCTCTAATTCAGGTACAAAGCTAGCTGTTCCCCCTCCTGTGCCCCCCAAACCCACTTCTCCCATCAATTTCCATCCCTTATCACTACCTGCTAGCTCTCCTGTTTCCCCAACTGATCCAAGCAAAGGGATCTTTAAGGATAGCATCAGTCCACCAAATGGCATCCTACCTTGGAGCAGCCGCAATGGCAGCATCCAGTCAGGACCCAGGAGGGTCTCTCTGAGTCATGAAAGCCTGTCACCCAAAAATACAGACGCACCTCTCACCCTTACCACCTCCCTCACCTCGACCAACTCCACAGGTGTTGGGGGCCTAGAAAAGAGAGAACCCGGAAGATCTGGATCAGGATCAGACCTGAGGACCAGCTCTTCTAGCCTGGGAGGCAGACTTCCAGCTTCTGCCCTGAGAGGGAAGATCCAGGCTCTGCCTTGGTACATGACGCGTTCCCAGGAGATTTTGGGAACTCTGGATTATCCCTCTACTAGCTCCATCAATGGAGACACATCAGGATTCGGCTCTGGTTTATCTGTTGCCAGTGGCTTGTCAGATTTAAACAAAACCCCTGTCAAGGAAAAAGAGACGACTTTGTCCTCAAAATCAGGATCAGGAGGGAAAGGGAACATTTTAGAGGATGGAGCTGAGGTTGTCATAGCCACCATCAAAGAGGCTCAGGACGTGGCCTCGCACATGAAAAAGGCCAATGGGACAAATGGCTCCCACCCTAATCTGAGTTTTAAAGAGAATAGCGTACACCGGGGAAGTGTTtcatcagagcagcctcagtcaCGGCCCCATTCTGCAGTGGGGTTGGGAGGTGTGACCAACATGCAAATTGGAGGTGACTCACCAACCTCGTCACTCGCAGATACTACTCCTCCACAACAGCACCGGGAGGCTTGTGGCTGCCGCACCGTTTACGCCAACTGTTTCAGTGGAGACACTGAGGATGGTGTCAGCTTTGATGAGGAGCTAACTGTTTACGAGTTCTCCCGCCGTACGCGCCCCAAACCTACACGACCCGCACCTGCATCTTCCCCTACAACACCCCCTCCTACAACACCCCCTCCTAACCCCAATATTCTGTCACTGCTCAAGGACAACCCCCGTCCACTTTCTACCTTCTCCACCGCCTCCTCTGAACTCAGTCCCTTAGTTTCATGTCCGGTTTCCCCCACAGTCTCACTTGGTTGTCCTCTTCGTTCACTTACAAACAAGAATTATGGCGGACTGAAAGGAGGTTTTACTTCCCTACGTCAAGATATAGACCAACTTCTGCTGGTCTTAGAGAGGGGAGCACTTGAACAACCCCAACAAACATCATGTCAAGACTCAAAGCAGGATATTACAGGCATAAAAGTAGGGCCTGACCTAAATCACAATGGAACGGAAGGCAGTACTACCCCAGCACCCAGTCCGACTTGTAGTGGGACAAGCACTGCCACCATGACAGAGGCTGAAAGGAGTCTTCTCCAGGCAGAGGCTCGACGATTGGCATCAGGTTGTCAGCGGGCCACACGTGTAGGCTGGGCTCCTGATGAAGCCCTACGTTCATTATCTAACAGCTTCAGTGCCCTGGTTCAGTTGTCAGCAGCTTGCCTACGAACAAACCCCTGCCCTGGTTGTGAAATCTGCCATAATGTGAATCTGGACCGCAGGGACGACGACGATGACAGCGAGGAACCCATGGACAAGCTAAAGGAGATAGTGAGTCTGTACCGGGAGTTTGTTGGGGCTGTTGAGACAGCTGGAACTGGTGCTGGGAGTAAGAGTGTGGGCCTCGCTGGGTCTGGACAGGGTCAGGGGGAGAGTGATGGGGTGAGGCTACTCGCCAAACGCTGCACTGTACTCATCTCCTCTGTATTCGCACTCACACAGCTCTTCCGGACACACACACTAGACACCTCGGACACGCCTGGACACGTCCCTCTCAACTTTTGA
- the slc25a51b gene encoding solute carrier family 25 member 51b codes for MAVSTMDSKSARTPQPQAALTKGGHSLLPAGVLSAKLGNHGKHYVCGSIAAFTNIVVTFPIQKVLFRQQLHGVSATEAVRQLQRDGLRNLYRGLLPPLLQKSTTVAIMFGLYEDFSRVLLDRAVGTGVPELITRSFAAALAGTTEALLTPFERVQTLLQDHRHYGRFNNTAHTFRTLLSEYGVRECYRGLVPILLRNGPSNVLFFGLRGPIKEQLPEATSRAGHLVIDFVCGGLLGAGLGIMFYPLNVVKSRAQSQVGGAFQPCRKVLLTVWRERGGSLAMLFRGAHLNYHRSLLSWGIINATYELLLKII; via the coding sequence TCGGCCCGGACACCTCAGCCTCAGGCTGCCCTGACTAAAGGAGGCCACTCCCTGCTGCCTGCTGGGGTTCTGAGTGCCAAGCTGGGCAATCATGGGAAGCACTACGTCTGTGGCTCCATTGCAGCTTTTACCAACATTGTGGTGACCTTCCCCATCCAGAAGGTGCTGTTCCGCCAGCAGCTGCATGGCGTGTCGGCCACTGAGGCAGTGCGGCAGCTCCAAAGGGATGGGCTGAGGAATCTTTACCGGGGCCTGTTGCCCCCGCTACTCCAGAAGAGCACTACAGTGGCCATCATGTTTGGCCTGTACGAGGACTTCTCTAGAGTCTTACTAGACAGGGCCGTTGGCACCGGTGTGCCGGAGCTGATCACCCGAAGCTTTGCTGCAGCGTTGGCAGGAACAACAGAGGCCTTACTGACTCCATTTGAGCGTGTGCAGACTCTCCTACAAGACCATCGGCACTATGGGCGCTTCAACAACACAGCTCACACGTTCCGAACACTTCTGTCTGAGTACGGTGTCAGAGAGTGCTACCGTGGCCTTGTGCCCATACTCCTCCGTAATGGCCCAAGCAATGTGCTCTTCTTTGGGCTCCGCGGGCCCATCAAGGAGCAGCTCCCAGAAGCCACTAGTCGAGCAGGTCACTTGgttattgattttgtttgtggaGGGTTGTTGGGGGCAGGCCTTGGCATCATGTTCTATCCATTAAATGTGGTAAAGTCAAGGGCTCAGTCTCAGGTTGGTGGAGCCTTTCAGCCTTGCAGGAAGGTGCTGCTAACAGTGTGGAGAGAAAGGGGTGGCAGTTTGGCCATGTTGTTCAGAGGGGCCCACCTCAACTACCACCGTTCACTCCTCTCCTGGGGGATCATCAATGCCACCTACGAGCTGTTGCTGAAGATCATATGA